A window of the Danio aesculapii chromosome 10, fDanAes4.1, whole genome shotgun sequence genome harbors these coding sequences:
- the LOC130235720 gene encoding protein FAM222A, translated as MLACLQRQNQQQQQFSCATRIRETPQHTNDLTPACPPRYPSAADLDAYMQRTSHSPLTIRIFPSSIRVPQHKQINRTVNGLDTRLNPYPHQHPRRYQGLLAVAKTHAQIKEVLKSHDGKLTKFSPVQQAAAPYAPLQHREYVAQHTTRPSNPSILASCADAGLAVTQSGHYGAVLPTQSADVAGSDYCMHQHQTHGVRISPEVCYRTQGKLSSSPAVREFSTGQFLAPAWPGVLVTPDSECFKPPALPADGSTGLGKRPVSYPCFPRGLSSSLRSLESLISGIHPACIKERMLGRGFESIPPLVEPPHTHMQLHR; from the exons ATGCTGGCTTGTCTGCAGAGACAgaaccagcagcagcagcagttctCCTGTGCCACCAGGATCCGGGAAACTCCACAGCACACCA ATGATCTGACCCCTGCGTGCCCTCCTCGATACCCTTCTGCGGCCGATCTGGACGCCTACATGCAGAGGACGTCCCACAGCCCGCTGACCATCCGGATCTTCCCCTCCAGCATCAGAGTCCCGCAGCACAAGCAGATCAACAGAACCGTCAACGGGCTGGACACCAGACTCAACCCCTATCCGCATCAACACCCTCGCAGATACCAGGGCCTGCTGGCCGTCGCCAAAACACACGCGCAGATTAAAGAAGTATTAAAGAGTCACGATGGAAAACTAACCAAATTCTCTCCAGTCCAGCAGGCGGCGGCTCCGTATGCTCCGCTCCAGCACAGAGAGTATGTGGCCCAGCACACCACCCGCCCGTCCAACCCTTCCATACTAGCGTCCTGCGCTGATGCAGGATTAGCGGTCACTCAGAGCGGACACTACGGAGCTGTTTTACCCACACAGAGTGCAGATGTTGCCGGTTCGGATTATTGCATGCATCAGCACCAAACGCATGGCGTCAGAATCTCTCCCGAGGTCTGCTACAGAACTCAAGGCAAACTCTCATCGTCTCCTGCAGTGCGTGAGTTTTCAACCGGACAGTTTTTGGCTCCCGCTTGGCCTGGTGTTCTGGTGACTCCGGACAGTGAGTGTTTTAAGCCTCCAGCGCTGCCCGCCGACGGCTCCACAGGTCTAGGAAAGCGTCCGGTGTCGTACCCCTGCTTTCCTCGCGGCCTCAGCAGCAGTCTGCGGTCTCTGGAGAGCCTGATCAGCGGGATCCATCCGGCCTGCATCAAGGAGCGCATGCTGGGCCGAGGGTTTGAGAGCATCCCGCCACTAGTGgagcctccacacacacacatgcagctgCACAGATAG
- the LOC130236847 gene encoding thymic stromal cotransporter homolog, with the protein MVTCRKYIAPLVFCAQLASSFFDTALQMVVKERCANATDSDGQQKAITNFNMTYNMIAKFMPFLPAILLAKVGDRGYRKVPIVVPLVGYFLSRGLLLLDVAFDWPLQVLYAVPVIHGLCGGFASYWAGVMALVSVSSGEEERAVSIMMTELVYGIAGFIGSLASGHLFALYTVNLKQGVILSGSSVVLYLLCLLYAATFLRVGSPAVLGDRLERRESFGIINHEARDKINIALLFVSGILYDIAVAGGMEMLAAYVLKEPLNWGATLVGYGNAAGSLLFITSFLGVKMFTRLSLRDESMIMVGMVSFATGIYFMAFVTTTPMYFLARSVTLFALIPMPTIRSLLSKQVRGTSYGITFVTLQLSFKLASLATTPIYTKIYQATLDTFPGFVFILSSIFTVLSIIPISIVGCRSSRHNGYERIQGN; encoded by the exons ATGGTTACCTGTCGAAAATACATCGCTCCTTTGGTCTTCTGTGCCCAGCTGGCCAGCTCGTTTTTTGACACCGCTCTCCAAATGGTCGTCAAAGAGCGATGCGCAAACGCCACGGACTCGGACGGCCAGCAGAAAGCCATCACCAACTTCAACATGACCTATAATATGATTGCCAAGTTCATGCCGTTTCTGCCCGCGATCCTCCTGGCTAAAGTCGGAGACAGGGGTTACAGGAAAGTGCCGATAGTCGTTCCACTAGTCGGCTACTTTCTGTCTAGAGGTTTGCTGCTGTTGGATGTCGCTTTTGATTGGCCTCTCCAGGTGCTGTACGCGGTGCCGGTGATCCACGGACTGTGCGGTGGATTCGCGTCCTACTGGGCCGGTGTGATGGCGCTGGTGTCTGTCAGCTCTGGGGAGGAGGAGCGCGCCGTGAGCATCATGATGACCGAGCTGGTGTATGGAATCGCCGGCTTCATTGGTAGTTTGGCTTCTGGTCACTTATTCGCCCTCTATACTGTTAATCTAAAGCAAGGGGTCATTTTATCCGGTTCGAGTGTGGTTCTATATCTCTTATGCCTGCTTTACGCGGCGACTTTCCTGCGCGTGGGTTCTCCGGCGGTGCTTGGAGATCGGCTGGAGCGCCGGGAAAGTTTTGGGATCATCAACCACGAGGCCCGGGATAAAATCAACATCGCTTTGCTGTTCGTCAGTGGGATTCTGTACGATATTGCAGTGGCTGGAGGGATGGAGATGCTGGCGGCGTACGTGCTCAAGGAGCCACTGAACTGGGGCGCGACGTTGGTGGGGTACGGGAACGCGGCGGGATCTCTCCTCTTCATCACTAGCTTTTTGGGAGTGAAGATGTTCACAAGATTGTCTCTAAGGGACGAGAGCATGATTATGGTTGGGATGGTGTCTTTTGCAACTGGGATTTACTTCATGGCATTTGTGACCACAACTCCAATGTACTTTTTGG ctcgcTCTGTCACTCTGTTTGCTTTGATTCCAATGCCCACCATACGTTCGCTGCTGTCCAAACAAGTCAGGGGAACATCATACG GCATTACCTTTGTCACGCTCCAGCTGTCCTTCAAACTTGCGAGTTTGGCCACCACACCAATCTATACTAAGATTTATCAAGCCACACTCGACACCTTCCCAGGGTTTGTCTTCATTCTGTCCAGCATCTTCACTGTTCTTTCTATTATACCCATAAG TATTGTAGGATGTCGCTCTTCAAGACACAATGGATATGAGAGAATTCAAGGGAACTGA